From one Notolabrus celidotus isolate fNotCel1 chromosome 2, fNotCel1.pri, whole genome shotgun sequence genomic stretch:
- the LOC117832903 gene encoding interferon-induced protein with tetratricopeptide repeats 1B-like has protein sequence MSAAQSQTTLESLQCHFTWNLDQSRPRCLRLRDKLEDMAAEEGNRWLGHTYNLQGFIHYKLGFNEDAKTSFNKAAEAFHELRHADEGPWLLVNYGNLAWLHHHLGDEAESQAYLSKIDALMKNHPSPSQGELHPEVYAEKAWTLMILRGDSKLVVDYFEKAIRMQPDMVEWNTSHVLSLVSLQDHRSTGVEDDLLEKIRQAKEQDPEDLYLAAHYLEQRAKRGEGIEDEAREFARNNFGSLGRSYKGMRALLKVYKCHLSVDEAIDLAERFLNIHPHKHGLKMLAALCYRLKLLLPGNCPPEPAMMDRAISLHEEVVSLYPHSPFKKKIDLATVYAKSRHYQAQAEQIFEELLHSDLEPADKQFLYNAYAKYLNYDLWDFNKSVQYHMKAAEIPEKNHFSEESIRVLEKIRDKGKHPMCQDIEEFLQNL, from the exons ATGAG TGCTGCTCAGAGTCAAACAACACTGGAGTCCCTGCAGTGCCACTTCACCTGGAACCTGGACCAAAGTAGACCCCGATGTTTACGTCTCAGGGACAAGCTGGAGGACATGGCTGCTGAGGAGGGAAACAGGTGGCTCGGCCATACCTACAACCTACAGGGGTTCATTCACTACAAGCTGGGGTTTAATGAAGATGCTAAGACTTCGTTCAACAAGGCTGCAGAGGCATTCCATGAGCTTAGACATGCAGATGAGGGTCCCTGGTTATTGGTGAACTATGGGAACCTGGCCTGGCTGCACCACCACCTGGGAGATGAAGCTGAGAGTCAGGCTTACCTGTCAAAGATTGATGCCCTGATGAAAAATCACCCATCTCCATCCCAGGGCGAGCTCCATCCAGAGGTCTACGCTGAAAAGGCCTGGACCCTGATGATCTTAAGAGGAGACTCAAAGCTTGTTGTTGATTACTTTGAGAAAGCCATCAGGATGCAGCCGGACATGGTGGAGTGGAACACCAGCCATGTCTTGAGTTTAGTGAGTTTACAGGATCACAGAAGCACGGGGGTGGAAGATGACCTCTTAGAGAAAATCAGACAGGCAAAGGAACAGGATCCTGAGGACCTGTACCTTGCAGCCCACTACCTTGAGCAACGTGCCAAGAGAGGCGAAGGAATTGAAGATGAAGCACGTGAGTTTGCAAGAAACAATTTTGGGTCTCTGGGCCGGAGCTACAAGGGTATGAGAGCATTACTGAAGGTTTACAAATGTCACCTGTCTGTTGATGAGGCCATTGATTTGGCAGAAAGGTTTCTGAATATACATCCACATAAACACGGCCTGAAGATGTTAGCTGCTTTATGCTACAGATTGAAGCTTTTGCTACCAGGGAATTGTCCCCCAGAACCAGCCATGATGGACAGAGCAATCAGTCTACATGAGGAAGTGGTCTCTCTTTACCCCCACTCTCCATTCAAGAAGAAAATAGACCTTGCAACTGTCTATGCAAAGTCACGTCATTACCAGGCACAGGCTGAGCAGATATTTGAGGAGCTGCTTCACAGTGATCTGGAACCTGCAGACAAACAGTTCCTTTACAACGCCTACGCAAAGTATTTAAACTATGATCTATGGGATTTCAATAAGTCAGTACAATATCACATGAAAGCAGCtgaaataccagaaaaaaacCACTTCTCTGAGGAAAGCATCAGAGTTTTGGAGAAGATCAGAGACAAAGGAAAGCATCCAATGTGTCAAGATATAGAGGAGTTTCTTCAGAACTTgtaa
- the LOC117832913 gene encoding interferon-induced protein with tetratricopeptide repeats 1B-like, whose product MSAAQSQTTLESLQCHFTWNLDQSRPRCLRLRDKLEDMAAEEGNRWLGHTYNLQGFIQYKLGFNEDAKTSFNKAAEAFHELRHADEGPWLLVNYGNLAWLHHHLGDEAESQAYLSKIDALMKNHPSPSQGELHPEVYAEKAWTLMILRGDSKLVVDYFEKAIRMQPDMVEWNTSHVLSLVSVQDHRSTGVEDDLLEKIRQAKEQDPEDLYLAAHYLKQRAKRGGGIEDEAREFARNNFGSLGRSYKGMRVLLKVYKCHLSVDEAIDLAERFLNIHPHKRGLKMLVALCYRLKLLLPGNCPPEPAMIDRAISLHEEVVSLYPHSPFKKKIDLATVYAKSRHYQAQAEQIFEELLHSDLEPADKQFLYNAYAKYLNYDLWDFNKSVQYHMKAAEIPEKNYFSEESIRVLEKIRDKGKHPMCQDIEEFLQNL is encoded by the exons ATGAG TGCTGCTCAGAGTCAAACAACACTGGAGTCCCTGCAGTGCCACTTCACCTGGAACCTGGACCAAAGTAGACCCCGATGTTTACGTCTCAGGGACAAGCTGGAGGACATGGCTGCTGAGGAGGGAAACAGGTGGCTCGGCCACACCTACAACCTACAGGGGTTCATTCAATACAAGCTGGGGTTTAATGAAGATGCTAAAACTTCGTTCAACAAGGCTGCAGAGGCCTTCCATGAGCTTAGACATGCAGATGAGGGTCCCTGGTTATTGGTGAACTATGGGAACCTGGCCTGGCTGCACCACCACCTGGGAGATGAAGCTGAGAGTCAGGCTTACCTGTCAAAGATTGATGCCCTGATGAAAAATCACCCATCTCCATCCCAGGGCGAGCTCCATCCAGAGGTCTACGCTGAAAAGGCCTGGACCCTGATGATCTTAAGAGGAGACTCAAAGCTTGTTGTTGATTACTTTGAGAAAGCCATCAGGATGCAGCCGGACATGGTGGAGTGGAACACCAGCCATGTCTTGAGTTTAGTGAGTGTACAGGATCACAGAAGCACGGGGGTGGAAGATGACCTCTTAGAGAAAATCAGACAGGCAAAGGAACAGGATCCTGAGGACCTGTACCTTGCAGCCCACTACCTTAAACAACGTGCCAAGAGAGGCGGAGGAATTGAAGATGAAGCACGTGAGTTTGCAAGAAACAATTTTGGGTCTCTGGGCCGGAGCTACAAGGGTATGAGAGTATTACTGAAGGTTTACAAATGTCACCTGTCTGTTGATGAGGCCATTGATTTGGCAGAAAGGTTTCTGAATATACATCCACATAAACGCGGCCTGAAGATGTTAGTTGCTTTATGCTACAGATTGAAGCTTTTGCTACCAGGGAATTGTCCCCCAGAACCAGCCATGATCGACAGAGCAATCAGTCTACATGAGGAAGTGGTCTCTCTTTACCCCCACTCTCCATTCAAGAAGAAAATAGACCTTGCAACTGTCTATGCAAAGTCACGTCATTACCAGGCACAGGCTGAGCAGATATTTGAGGAGCTGCTTCACAGTGATCTGGAACCTGCAGACAAACAGTTCCTTTACAACGCCTACGCAAAGTATTTAAACTATGATCTATGGGATTTCAATAAGTCAGTACAATATCACATGAAAGCAGCtgaaataccagaaaaaaactACTTCTCTGAGGAAAGCATCAGAGTTTTGGAGAAGATCAGAGACAAAGGAAAGCATCCAATGTGTCAAGATATAGAGGAGTTTCTTCAGAACTTgtaa